One genomic window of Sphingobacterium oryzagri includes the following:
- a CDS encoding ABC transporter ATP-binding protein, which produces MIEIQNINKSFGDNHVLKGIDAIFEPGKVSLIIGGSGSGKSTLLKCIVGLHEPEQGQVFFDKQEFTGMDFEARVPIRREIGMLFQNSALFDSMTVEQNIVFALDMFTDMSKQEKIDRANFCLERVNLKDKNKLYPAELSGGMKKRVGIARAISMNPKYLFCDEPNSGLDPATSILIDELIQELTEEYQCTTIVVTHDMNSVMGIGEYILFLYKGEKFWEGSNEEMLRSDVQELNDFVFASPLMKAARSTIK; this is translated from the coding sequence ATGATTGAAATTCAAAATATCAATAAATCTTTTGGCGATAACCACGTATTAAAAGGGATTGATGCCATTTTTGAACCCGGCAAAGTCAGTTTAATTATTGGTGGATCAGGATCAGGCAAAAGTACCTTGCTCAAATGTATTGTAGGTTTGCATGAGCCTGAGCAAGGCCAGGTGTTCTTCGATAAACAAGAATTCACCGGGATGGATTTTGAAGCACGCGTGCCCATTCGCCGTGAAATTGGTATGCTCTTCCAAAACTCGGCCTTGTTTGATTCGATGACGGTAGAACAAAATATTGTGTTTGCACTCGATATGTTTACCGATATGAGCAAACAGGAAAAAATCGATCGTGCTAATTTCTGCCTGGAGCGGGTAAACCTGAAAGATAAAAATAAGTTATATCCGGCAGAATTATCCGGAGGGATGAAAAAGCGGGTCGGTATAGCCCGTGCGATCAGTATGAATCCGAAATATTTATTTTGTGATGAACCCAATTCAGGACTCGATCCCGCTACATCGATCTTGATTGATGAACTTATTCAGGAGCTTACCGAGGAGTACCAATGTACAACCATTGTGGTAACCCACGATATGAATTCGGTTATGGGCATCGGTGAGTATATTTTATTCTTATACAAAGGTGAAAAATTCTGGGAAGGATCGAACGAAGAAATGTTACGTTCTGATGTGCAAGAACTGAATGATTTTGTGTTTGCGAGTCCGCTGATGAAGGCTGCACGATCAACAATTAAGTAG
- a CDS encoding MlaE family ABC transporter permease encodes MIFHHFGAYVLLLRKVFKKPEKWKIYLKEIFHEMNEIGLGSLGLIVIISTFIGAVMTLQIAFQLVSDLIPPTVIGQINRDSNILELGPTISALVLMGKVGSAISSQIGSMRVTEQIDALEIMGINAPGYLILPKVLAGVIMVPVLVIIAIFCAISGGLMGGSLSGAVAPSDYIQGIQGGFNGFTVTVALVKAFFFGFIITTVPAYMGFNVRGGALEVGQAGTKAVVIGCISILASDYIITALML; translated from the coding sequence ATGATATTCCACCATTTTGGCGCGTATGTTTTGCTGTTACGGAAGGTTTTTAAAAAGCCTGAAAAATGGAAGATATACTTAAAAGAGATTTTTCACGAAATGAATGAAATAGGGTTGGGCTCGCTGGGTTTGATCGTGATCATCTCCACCTTTATTGGTGCCGTTATGACTTTGCAAATTGCATTCCAGTTGGTTTCAGATCTTATTCCGCCTACAGTAATTGGGCAAATCAACCGAGATTCCAATATTTTGGAACTTGGTCCGACCATATCAGCACTGGTTTTGATGGGTAAGGTGGGTTCGGCAATTTCTTCGCAAATCGGGTCAATGCGCGTCACCGAGCAGATCGATGCCTTAGAAATTATGGGTATTAACGCGCCCGGATATCTCATCTTGCCGAAAGTTTTGGCGGGTGTTATCATGGTTCCGGTGCTGGTTATCATCGCTATTTTCTGCGCCATCAGTGGCGGTTTAATGGGTGGTTCGCTTTCCGGTGCGGTCGCACCATCCGATTATATCCAAGGTATACAAGGCGGTTTTAATGGATTTACCGTAACGGTTGCTTTGGTCAAGGCTTTTTTCTTTGGCTTTATTATTACCACTGTGCCGGCTTATATGGGCTTCAACGTGCGCGGTGGTGCGCTAGAAGTGGGACAAGCAGGAACGAAAGCTGTCGTGATAGGCTGTATCTCGATTTTAGCTTCCGATTACATCATCACCGCATTGATGCTTTAA
- a CDS encoding LiaI-LiaF-like domain-containing protein yields MENKITAGIWFVFIGLILLFHNIDVIDFNFIATLKYWPLLIVIVGINLMVQNRANGNYIKIGANVLFLGWITYAGLTAPASHWTSELLNNKDIKIGNLDDDDPLSNRVEILTDSSATSASLEFNGGAGKFEINTDSAQQLVAAHSENENMGMNIRSRVEEGKQLVELNAKPTNDSKKTGKVFIQINQNQLWDLEFNYGAASIEGDLSKLRFKNLDINTGASNMDVKLGMPKTEVARIAIATGASKIHFSIPKEAAAKIKYSSILSKNSFEGFEKNKNGVAQTANYNEAANKFEIELDGAANTFTITRY; encoded by the coding sequence ATGGAAAATAAAATCACCGCTGGCATCTGGTTCGTCTTCATAGGATTGATCCTTTTGTTTCACAATATCGATGTAATTGATTTCAATTTTATCGCGACCCTGAAATATTGGCCTTTATTGATTGTGATTGTGGGTATCAATCTCATGGTGCAGAATCGTGCAAACGGCAATTACATCAAGATTGGTGCAAATGTGCTTTTTCTAGGATGGATAACTTATGCAGGGCTAACCGCTCCTGCTAGTCATTGGACGTCCGAACTGTTGAATAACAAGGATATTAAAATTGGTAATCTGGATGATGACGATCCGCTATCAAACCGCGTCGAAATATTGACAGACAGCAGCGCTACATCGGCCTCGCTGGAGTTTAATGGTGGCGCAGGCAAATTCGAAATCAACACCGATAGCGCGCAGCAGCTAGTCGCTGCGCATAGTGAAAATGAAAATATGGGTATGAATATTCGCTCGCGTGTTGAAGAAGGCAAGCAACTGGTCGAACTCAATGCCAAACCCACCAATGATAGCAAAAAAACTGGCAAAGTCTTTATCCAAATCAACCAAAATCAGCTATGGGATCTGGAATTTAATTACGGTGCCGCCAGCATCGAAGGCGATTTATCCAAGCTGCGCTTTAAAAATCTAGACATTAATACCGGCGCGAGCAACATGGACGTAAAATTAGGCATGCCAAAAACCGAAGTGGCGAGGATTGCTATTGCCACAGGTGCTTCAAAAATACATTTCAGCATTCCGAAAGAGGCGGCAGCGAAAATAAAATACAGCTCGATACTCTCTAAAAATTCCTTCGAAGGATTCGAGAAAAATAAGAATGGTGTAGCACAAACGGCTAACTACAATGAGGCGGCCAATAAATTTGAAATAGAACTTGACGGAGCAGCCAATACATTTACAATAACCCGCTATTAA
- the ispG gene encoding (E)-4-hydroxy-3-methylbut-2-enyl-diphosphate synthase: MDTKDAIQLAGVYCNSKTTYSRFVTREVQIGDIPMGGDNPIRIQSMTTVDTMDTVGSIEQTIRMVDAGCEYVRITAPSIKEAENLALIKKGLLARGYRVPLVADIHFTPNAAEVAARVIEKVRINPGNYADKKKFDQIDYTDSAYQAELDRIYKKFAPLVKICQEYGTAMRIGTNHGSLSDRIMSRYGDTPEGMVESALEFMRICEDLNFYNLVVSMKSSNPQVMVRAYRLLVEKMVAENMNYPLHLGVTEAGEGEDGRIKSAVGIGTLLEDGLGDTVRVSLTEEPEKEAPVAIALVNRYSRRKQASEQETSREIINIAGHTNTTAYEAQEVNAFIGGSLVPRVVVDISAENLKDPFILQAVGYRYDAINDKYHMGDQSVDFVYLADKLPSFTLPGNLKVIYDYQTWLLLEDKANKHPLYQLAEFQAAEIKDASLNLVCIKNSDLLGDSFAAFQPDKTIVFILETDELHGMADQRQFFNNLQTLGIANPVIIKRSYAAADFSGPVGDMMHPEEPISKIQLYAATDLGALLVDGLGSGVWIDSPATPMDKLASIAFGILQATRSRISKTEYISCPSCGRTLFDLQETTQMIRSRTSHLKGLKIGIMGCIVNGPGEMADADYGYVGAGPDKITLYRGKEVVKKNVSATNALDELIDIIKNDGLWIDEADSLTAS; the protein is encoded by the coding sequence ATGGACACGAAAGACGCAATTCAATTAGCCGGGGTATATTGTAACTCCAAGACGACTTACAGCAGGTTTGTTACGCGAGAAGTACAGATTGGTGATATTCCGATGGGCGGTGACAACCCGATCCGTATTCAAAGTATGACAACGGTGGATACGATGGACACTGTTGGTTCTATCGAGCAAACCATACGCATGGTAGACGCCGGTTGTGAATATGTTCGGATTACAGCTCCGAGTATTAAGGAAGCTGAAAACCTGGCCTTGATTAAAAAAGGATTGCTGGCGCGTGGATACCGTGTCCCGCTGGTCGCCGATATTCATTTTACGCCCAACGCGGCAGAGGTAGCTGCACGTGTTATTGAAAAAGTGCGTATCAATCCGGGCAACTATGCCGATAAAAAGAAATTTGATCAAATTGATTATACCGACAGTGCTTACCAGGCGGAGCTGGACCGTATCTACAAAAAATTTGCTCCGCTAGTCAAAATTTGTCAGGAATATGGCACCGCCATGCGTATTGGCACCAATCATGGTTCGTTATCTGACCGTATCATGAGCCGTTATGGTGATACACCAGAAGGCATGGTCGAGTCGGCACTTGAATTTATGCGCATTTGTGAAGACCTCAATTTTTACAATTTAGTGGTTTCAATGAAGTCTTCTAATCCGCAGGTGATGGTGCGCGCCTATCGACTTCTCGTTGAAAAGATGGTGGCCGAAAACATGAATTATCCGCTGCATTTAGGAGTTACCGAAGCCGGCGAAGGCGAAGATGGACGGATAAAATCTGCCGTTGGTATCGGCACATTGTTGGAAGACGGGCTTGGCGATACCGTACGCGTTTCGCTGACCGAAGAACCGGAGAAAGAAGCTCCTGTTGCGATTGCACTTGTAAACCGATACAGCAGACGTAAGCAAGCCAGCGAACAAGAAACTTCACGTGAGATTATCAATATCGCCGGTCATACCAATACGACCGCTTACGAAGCACAAGAGGTCAATGCGTTTATCGGCGGCTCACTTGTGCCACGCGTCGTGGTAGATATTTCAGCTGAAAACTTAAAAGATCCCTTTATCTTGCAAGCTGTTGGCTATCGCTACGATGCCATCAACGACAAATACCATATGGGCGATCAGTCTGTAGACTTCGTCTACCTGGCCGATAAGCTTCCGTCATTTACATTGCCGGGCAACCTGAAAGTGATCTACGATTATCAAACCTGGCTTTTGTTGGAAGACAAAGCCAATAAACATCCCCTTTACCAATTAGCCGAGTTTCAAGCGGCCGAGATCAAAGATGCGTCTTTAAATCTGGTTTGTATAAAAAACAGCGACCTGCTAGGTGATAGCTTTGCTGCGTTTCAGCCCGACAAAACGATCGTGTTTATTTTGGAAACCGACGAACTACATGGCATGGCCGATCAACGTCAGTTTTTTAACAACTTGCAGACGTTGGGCATTGCAAATCCGGTTATCATTAAACGCTCTTACGCGGCAGCTGATTTCTCAGGTCCTGTAGGCGATATGATGCATCCGGAAGAGCCTATTTCTAAAATCCAGCTGTATGCTGCTACCGATCTTGGAGCTTTACTGGTTGATGGTTTAGGTTCTGGCGTTTGGATAGACTCGCCGGCCACACCGATGGATAAGCTTGCTTCTATCGCTTTTGGTATTTTACAAGCTACCCGTTCGCGTATTTCAAAAACAGAATATATCTCTTGCCCAAGTTGCGGCCGTACACTCTTCGACCTGCAAGAAACGACGCAAATGATTCGCAGCCGCACGAGCCATCTTAAAGGATTAAAAATTGGGATCATGGGTTGTATCGTAAATGGACCCGGAGAAATGGCAGACGCAGATTACGGTTACGTCGGTGCAGGACCGGATAAGATTACGCTATATCGCGGAAAAGAAGTTGTCAAGAAAAATGTCAGTGCAACCAACGCCTTAGACGAGTTGATTGATATCATTAAAAACGACGGACTTTGGATAGATGAAGCGGATAGCTTAACCGCTTCCTAG
- a CDS encoding T9SS type A sorting domain-containing protein — protein sequence MKKIAFVALASVCMLQAGRAMHSNSGNISFATVVAPHLPEEEAEKLINNVKVFYNPVAEQITANFKLSKQGTVAIKVMDALGNEVLNLMNGRLDAGVQNLSFDANGKLTAGFYFVRVSSGAETVVKRVSVR from the coding sequence ATGAAAAAAATAGCTTTTGTGGCCCTAGCAAGCGTATGTATGCTGCAAGCGGGACGAGCTATGCATTCAAATTCCGGGAATATTTCATTTGCTACAGTCGTTGCGCCGCATTTACCGGAAGAGGAAGCTGAAAAACTAATCAATAATGTGAAGGTTTTTTACAATCCTGTTGCCGAACAAATTACTGCGAACTTTAAATTGTCTAAGCAGGGTACCGTTGCGATAAAAGTGATGGATGCTTTGGGCAATGAGGTCTTAAACTTGATGAATGGACGCCTTGATGCGGGTGTACAAAACCTTTCCTTTGATGCCAACGGTAAACTAACAGCCGGTTTCTATTTTGTACGCGTATCTTCCGGCGCTGAAACAGTCGTAAAACGTGTTTCCGTAAGATAA
- a CDS encoding KUP/HAK/KT family potassium transporter — protein MKTHKHHDAHKLSFAGLLISLGIIFGDIGTSPLYVIKAIFNKGTIQEDLILGSLSCVFWTLTLQTTIKYVWITLNADNKGEGGILSLYSLVRKKAKWLIIPAIIGASTLLADGMITPAITISSAIEGLAIRHPQVPTVPIVVIIISILFVIQRFGTSIVGRIFGPMMFIWFSTIGILGALYIKHAPEVFYAINPYYAISTIINHPNALFLIGAIFLCTTGAEALYSDMGHCGKSNIRVSWLFVKTTLVLNYFGQGAWLLQHAGTQMGEKNPFYAIMPEGFVVYGIAIATMAAVIASQAMISGSFTLISEAVRLNIWPKVSIRYPSDQKGQLYVPSINLILYIGCMLIIAVFRESSNMEAAYGLAINLTFITTTILMCVFLARVHIPKIWIVIFAIFYLTIEVSFLAGNLVKLTHGGWLTLLLATTLFIAMFSWYGARKIKNSFVRFNNIRDYYSIISELSEDKSVPLFASHLVYLTSANNKNEIESKIIYSIINKKPKRADVYWLVHVDVMDNPHTREFVVEQLIPKKLIRIDFKLGFREEQRISLLFRKVVEDMVEKGEIDITSNYDTLKKHHIAGDFNFVVLEKIIAKTHELKWHEKIILEIYKILKRFSLSEEKGFGLDSSFVTLERVPLNILTTKEVKLKRLSGSCDA, from the coding sequence ATGAAGACCCATAAGCATCACGATGCACATAAGCTCAGCTTCGCTGGCTTATTGATTAGTCTAGGTATCATTTTTGGTGATATCGGCACCTCACCCCTCTACGTTATTAAAGCTATTTTTAACAAAGGCACAATTCAGGAAGATCTTATTTTAGGCAGCTTATCCTGCGTTTTCTGGACACTGACATTGCAAACCACGATCAAATATGTGTGGATAACGCTTAATGCAGATAACAAGGGCGAGGGAGGCATTTTGTCGTTATATTCTTTGGTGCGCAAGAAAGCAAAATGGTTAATCATTCCGGCTATTATCGGTGCGAGCACGTTGTTGGCGGATGGTATGATTACGCCGGCCATTACCATATCTTCTGCGATCGAGGGATTAGCCATTCGTCACCCGCAGGTACCGACCGTGCCTATTGTCGTGATTATTATTTCTATTTTGTTTGTCATTCAGCGCTTCGGCACTTCTATCGTGGGTCGCATTTTCGGCCCGATGATGTTTATCTGGTTCAGTACGATCGGTATTTTAGGTGCATTGTATATTAAACACGCGCCAGAAGTTTTTTATGCTATCAATCCATATTACGCTATCAGCACGATTATCAACCATCCGAATGCACTCTTCCTGATTGGCGCTATATTTTTATGTACGACAGGTGCAGAAGCTTTATATTCGGATATGGGACATTGCGGAAAATCTAATATTCGCGTCAGTTGGCTATTTGTTAAAACAACGCTCGTCCTTAATTATTTCGGACAAGGCGCCTGGCTGCTACAACATGCCGGTACGCAAATGGGTGAAAAAAATCCTTTTTACGCGATTATGCCTGAGGGTTTCGTGGTTTACGGAATTGCCATCGCCACCATGGCAGCAGTTATTGCCAGCCAGGCCATGATTTCCGGGTCATTCACCTTAATCTCCGAAGCGGTACGCCTAAACATTTGGCCAAAGGTATCCATTCGCTATCCCAGCGATCAAAAAGGTCAATTATATGTGCCGTCCATCAATCTTATCTTATATATTGGTTGTATGCTGATCATCGCGGTGTTCCGGGAATCATCCAATATGGAGGCGGCTTACGGTTTAGCGATCAACTTAACGTTTATAACCACCACGATCTTGATGTGCGTATTTTTGGCGCGCGTGCACATTCCGAAAATTTGGATTGTGATATTCGCAATATTTTACCTCACGATTGAGGTTTCTTTCCTGGCTGGTAACCTGGTTAAGCTTACCCACGGCGGCTGGTTAACACTCTTACTGGCGACGACACTCTTTATTGCAATGTTTTCCTGGTATGGTGCGCGTAAGATTAAAAACAGTTTTGTCCGCTTTAATAATATTCGCGACTATTACTCGATTATCTCGGAGCTTAGTGAAGATAAATCTGTCCCTTTATTTGCATCACATTTGGTTTATCTTACCAGCGCAAACAACAAAAATGAGATTGAATCGAAAATTATCTATTCCATTATCAATAAAAAACCTAAGCGGGCAGATGTCTATTGGTTGGTGCACGTCGATGTAATGGATAATCCGCATACGCGTGAATTTGTAGTGGAACAGTTGATCCCGAAAAAGCTGATCCGCATAGATTTTAAGCTTGGCTTTAGGGAAGAGCAGCGCATTAGTTTGTTGTTTCGCAAAGTGGTAGAAGATATGGTGGAAAAAGGCGAAATTGATATCACGAGCAATTACGATACGCTTAAGAAACACCATATTGCGGGCGACTTTAATTTTGTGGTGTTAGAAAAGATAATTGCGAAAACGCATGAACTGAAATGGCATGAAAAAATTATCCTTGAAATCTACAAGATCCTGAAAAGGTTCAGTCTTTCGGAAGAAAAAGGCTTTGGATTAGACAGCAGCTTTGTAACGCTGGAACGCGTGCCTCTCAATATATTAACGACCAAAGAGGTTAAATTAAAGAGACTATCCGGCTCTTGCGATGCTTAA
- a CDS encoding amino acid permease, whose amino-acid sequence MINKLFRKKSVDQIIRDSQEGTGLAKVLGVRDLVSLGIAAIVGAGIFSTIGLASFEGGPAISLLFVFVAFACVFTALAYAQFASTVPVSGSAYTYAYVAFGELFAWIIGWALVLEYAVSNTVVAISWSQYFVSMLEGFGIFLPKWLTMAPGYALDAHHKFLQEGMAALSVADKAGLEAYLSAPRIADMPIIFDFPAGLITVLVTWLVYIGIKESQRASNMMVMIKVGIIILVVVGGIFFIKPDNWTPFAPNGLRGVMGSVAAVFFAFIGFDSISTTAEECKNPQRDLPKAMILCLVICTVLYVAITLVLTGMVNYTELNVKDPLAFVFKYVGFDHMAGIVSVTSVIAITSALLVYQLAQPRIWMTMSRDGLLSKRFARVHPKYKTPSYATIVTGIVVAIPSLVFKMDFFVDLTSVGTFFAFILVCAGVLYMDHSGLSAKSKFKVPYVNGKYLIGLGFVAAWVLIYIYGQQILDEWRAMSLLAIFEHKSLVLVFWLVWIILAVLGFKHNFSLLPVIGILINLYLMSELGASNWIIFILWLAVGLIVYFAYGYKNSKLNQQTAV is encoded by the coding sequence ATGATAAATAAACTTTTCCGGAAGAAGAGTGTAGACCAAATTATTCGCGATTCCCAAGAAGGTACAGGATTAGCTAAAGTTTTAGGCGTTCGAGATCTCGTGTCGCTCGGTATTGCAGCTATTGTTGGTGCCGGTATTTTCAGCACCATTGGTTTGGCTAGTTTTGAAGGCGGACCTGCTATTTCCTTGTTGTTTGTATTTGTAGCCTTTGCCTGTGTCTTTACGGCGTTGGCCTACGCACAATTTGCGAGTACAGTTCCTGTATCGGGAAGTGCTTACACATACGCCTATGTCGCCTTCGGCGAATTATTTGCCTGGATTATCGGTTGGGCATTGGTGTTAGAATATGCGGTCTCCAATACGGTGGTCGCGATATCCTGGTCACAATATTTCGTATCTATGCTGGAAGGTTTTGGTATTTTTCTGCCCAAATGGCTTACTATGGCGCCCGGATATGCACTAGATGCGCATCACAAATTTTTGCAGGAAGGCATGGCAGCCTTAAGTGTGGCCGATAAGGCTGGATTGGAAGCCTATCTTTCTGCGCCGCGTATCGCCGATATGCCGATTATTTTTGATTTTCCGGCCGGTTTGATTACGGTTTTGGTGACTTGGTTAGTCTATATTGGTATCAAAGAGTCGCAGCGCGCCAGCAATATGATGGTGATGATCAAGGTCGGTATCATTATTCTGGTGGTTGTGGGAGGAATCTTTTTTATCAAACCAGATAACTGGACGCCTTTTGCGCCAAATGGACTGCGCGGCGTGATGGGCTCGGTAGCGGCAGTTTTTTTCGCTTTTATCGGTTTTGATTCTATTTCGACAACGGCGGAAGAATGTAAGAATCCGCAACGTGATTTGCCGAAAGCGATGATTTTATGCTTGGTGATCTGTACGGTGCTGTATGTAGCCATCACATTGGTGCTTACCGGCATGGTAAATTATACAGAATTAAATGTGAAAGATCCTTTGGCCTTCGTATTCAAATATGTGGGTTTTGATCATATGGCGGGTATTGTTTCGGTGACCTCTGTTATTGCCATTACCAGTGCGCTGTTGGTTTATCAATTAGCACAACCGAGGATATGGATGACGATGAGCCGCGATGGCTTGCTTTCCAAGCGTTTTGCACGCGTGCATCCTAAATATAAAACGCCTTCGTACGCCACAATCGTCACAGGTATTGTGGTTGCTATCCCTTCATTAGTGTTCAAAATGGATTTTTTTGTCGATTTGACGAGCGTCGGGACTTTTTTCGCTTTTATCCTGGTGTGTGCCGGAGTGCTATATATGGATCATTCGGGATTATCGGCCAAGTCGAAGTTCAAAGTGCCATATGTCAACGGAAAGTATCTTATTGGATTAGGATTTGTGGCCGCGTGGGTACTCATCTATATTTACGGACAGCAAATTTTGGACGAATGGCGCGCGATGTCCCTGCTGGCCATCTTTGAGCACAAGTCTTTGGTTCTTGTTTTTTGGTTGGTATGGATAATCCTTGCCGTGCTCGGTTTTAAGCATAATTTCTCGCTGCTTCCCGTTATCGGCATTCTGATCAATTTGTATTTGATGAGCGAACTTGGTGCAAGCAATTGGATTATATTTATTCTGTGGCTTGCTGTTGGGCTAATAGTCTATTTTGCTTACGGCTACAAAAATTCGAAGCTCAATCAGCAGACTGCTGTTTAA
- a CDS encoding ACP phosphodiesterase, giving the protein MNFLSHYYFERYSPHSESVLGGLLPDLLKNVDKQYNFHPQRFEDELLALPQTRWISEGWYRHVEVDKIFHGSPFFLTHCHVLRKLLDPIVAHLPIRASFLAHISIELLLDHLLIAHNNVNVARLYEHLEQVPGHTIAKYLRTFDEVDVPRFLAFYERFLSAKYIFEYKDIHQVSHALFNICKRVWVFENTTDDVDRLTACLLQYKEQHLNNYLDIYHYIQDNMA; this is encoded by the coding sequence GTGAATTTTTTATCGCATTACTATTTTGAACGCTACAGTCCGCATTCCGAATCGGTATTAGGAGGTCTGCTTCCCGATTTATTAAAGAATGTGGATAAGCAATATAATTTTCATCCGCAACGTTTCGAAGATGAGCTATTAGCCTTACCGCAAACTCGATGGATATCAGAAGGTTGGTATCGGCATGTGGAGGTTGATAAGATTTTTCACGGTTCGCCGTTCTTTTTAACACATTGCCACGTGTTGCGTAAGCTACTTGATCCGATTGTGGCGCATTTGCCTATCCGAGCGTCTTTCCTCGCCCATATTAGCATCGAATTGTTGTTAGATCATTTGCTGATTGCACATAACAATGTCAATGTGGCCAGACTGTACGAACACCTGGAGCAGGTGCCCGGCCATACCATAGCAAAATATTTGCGTACTTTTGATGAAGTTGATGTGCCGCGTTTCCTGGCATTTTACGAACGCTTCTTATCGGCGAAGTATATTTTTGAGTATAAAGACATACATCAAGTTTCGCACGCGCTTTTCAACATCTGTAAGCGTGTGTGGGTATTTGAAAATACGACAGATGATGTTGATCGACTAACCGCTTGCTTGCTCCAATATAAAGAGCAACATTTGAACAACTACTTGGATATCTATCATTATATCCAAGATAATATGGCTTAA
- the tyrS gene encoding tyrosine--tRNA ligase translates to MSFVEELRWRGMLQDIMPGTEELLNKEKVSGYIGFDPTGDSLHVGHLTQIMTLIHFQNAGHKPVALVGGATGMIGDPSFKSAERNLLDEATLQHNVDCLKTQLAKFLNFGDGENDAKMVNNYDWFKEFSFLDFIRDVGKLITVNYMMSKDSVKKRLEGDNGLSFTEFTYQLIQGYDFYYLWKNHNCKVQMGGSDQWGNIVTGSEMIRRQDQGTAFAITTQLIKKADGQKFGKTESGAIWLDPKKTSPYKYYQFWLNTSDDDAKNWIRIFTLKTETEINAIIAEHDAAPHTRAVQKALAKDITIRTHSEQDYETAIKTSEFLFGNGSLEFLADLEHEAVLEVFDGVPQFTISKAALATGINVLDLLAVDTQVFPSKGEARKMLQGGGVALNKEKISDIELTITESSLINDKYIVAQRGKKNYFLIIAK, encoded by the coding sequence ATGAGCTTTGTAGAAGAACTACGCTGGAGAGGTATGTTACAAGATATCATGCCCGGAACTGAAGAATTACTGAATAAGGAAAAAGTTTCTGGATATATCGGATTTGACCCGACGGGCGACTCGCTACACGTAGGACACCTTACGCAGATTATGACGCTGATTCATTTTCAAAATGCGGGCCATAAACCGGTTGCGCTTGTTGGCGGTGCTACAGGTATGATCGGAGACCCTTCTTTTAAATCTGCAGAACGTAATCTTTTAGATGAAGCTACCCTACAACACAATGTAGATTGTTTAAAGACGCAACTAGCCAAGTTTTTAAATTTTGGTGATGGAGAGAATGATGCGAAGATGGTAAACAACTACGATTGGTTTAAGGAGTTTAGCTTTCTCGACTTTATACGTGATGTGGGAAAATTGATCACAGTAAACTACATGATGTCAAAAGATTCGGTCAAAAAGCGTTTGGAAGGCGATAATGGTCTTTCATTTACCGAATTTACATACCAATTGATACAGGGTTATGATTTCTACTATTTATGGAAAAACCACAACTGCAAAGTGCAGATGGGCGGTTCTGATCAATGGGGAAATATCGTAACGGGCAGTGAGATGATACGCCGACAAGACCAGGGTACAGCCTTTGCCATCACGACGCAATTGATCAAAAAAGCGGACGGCCAAAAATTTGGTAAGACCGAGTCGGGCGCCATTTGGTTAGATCCAAAGAAGACATCGCCTTACAAATATTACCAGTTTTGGTTGAATACTTCAGATGACGATGCTAAAAACTGGATTCGCATCTTTACGCTGAAAACCGAAACAGAGATCAACGCCATCATTGCGGAGCATGATGCGGCTCCACACACGCGTGCCGTACAAAAAGCCTTGGCAAAAGATATTACGATCCGCACGCATAGCGAACAAGATTATGAAACGGCAATAAAAACATCGGAGTTTTTGTTTGGTAACGGATCATTGGAGTTTTTGGCCGATTTGGAACACGAAGCGGTGTTGGAGGTATTTGATGGCGTGCCACAGTTTACCATTAGCAAAGCTGCTTTAGCAACTGGTATCAACGTTTTGGATTTGCTTGCCGTAGATACGCAAGTATTTCCGTCGAAAGGCGAAGCCCGTAAAATGTTGCAAGGTGGCGGTGTCGCTTTAAATAAAGAGAAAATCAGCGATATCGAGCTTACGATAACTGAAAGTAGTTTGATTAATGATAAGTATATCGTCGCACAGCGTGGTAAGAAAAATTATTTTTTGATTATTGCGAAATAG